Part of the Thermoproteales archaeon genome is shown below.
AGATAATGCTACATCTGTTATAAATATTCTCCATTCAAAAATCCCCTTTTCAGCCTTTATGTTTAATAAGGTAACGTCAAATATGACATTGCCTGGTTTTCTTGAAAAAAGTATAAACGTCAATGCGACAAAAGAAGTCATACTACCAATAACCAAAATATATCTCTTAAGTAATGAGAGAGAGATTCCAGAAATTCTACAATAAGCGACCGCTATAAGAATTAAGGGGATAACTGAAATAGGATCTTTAGTAAATAGAATAGAAAGAGAAATAGAAAAAGGAATAAATATTTTTGTGACCACGTGGAGATTCATATACCATTTTGAGACTGCTTCTATTCCTACAAGCTCTTTCAACACAGTTGGCATTTAAGCCCACCAGCTTTCTACGTAAAGTCCTGTTCTTTTGAATACTGGAGTTAGAGCCACGAGCAATGCTGTAGCAATAACCGAAAGAACAATCAAATCCCCTATTACCCATCCAACAAAGACTGGCCAGAAAGCTTCAGCTGGCAGTGGTGGAGGAAAGTTATATAGCGTGAGCGTTGCAGCGCCCCAAAGACCTGATATTAGCGATGCTAGTATAACACTAGCTATGTAAGCAGCCCATGTTTTGGGATCACCAGTAAGGAGTCCAAGAATTATACCTAGACCAGCGAGCGCTGTACCAATATATACAGAATATACGTAGAAAGAAGTAAATGGTTCACCAAGAGTCGCTCCCCATACCACTTGAACGGCTATTCCTAGTAGAAGAAGAACTGCGCCTAACGATATGAGAATTGGGAAAAGCTTAGCTGCTTTAGGTCTTTTAATAGAGAAGTCAGGGTTGATTCTGAAAATTTTGAAAATTAAGACTGGTATTAGGGCTTCGAAGAAATCGGCGAACGCCCATACTAGAGATTGAACAATTGAATACCCGCTTGGATATAATCCTAAGAATAAGCAGCTAAAATAGCCTGCCAATGCACCCCAAAGACCCATCCATACTCCTAAAGGCACGTAGATAGCAGCTGCAACGTACAATGCAGAGACGCCGGGTGCGCCTAGAACGGGGAAAATTAGGCTAGAGACTACTCCTAGAACATACGATATCGAAGTTGCAAAAGCGAACGTCACTATTTGAAGCCATGTAACTTTTCTTTTAACTGATTTTTTGCTGGTCACACAATATTTTATTTCCAATAATATATAAAATTTTTGTCGAATTCGACCCCCTTTGCTATATTATTTAACAAATTGTGCTAAATAATTAAGGAGAAGAATTTGATTATAATCCAGAAAACTATGTAATATAAACTCCAGCTACGTGCTATGTCGTATCGATGTTAAATTTAAATATACCAATTAAAATAATCCTTGGAAGTATGAGAGGATATGGTGAGAAGTTGTCGTCTAGACTGTCTAAAGTTGCAAGAGATAAATGGATGGCAAAGAAGTGGTTTACGGTGTACGCGTCAAGCGCTTTCGGATTTGCAGAATTAGGGGTAATACCAGCAAATTCCGAAAAGCAATTGCTGGGAAGAGTAATGGAGGTTAGCTTTTATGATATTACAAAAGATATTTCGCAGCTACCTATAAGGCTAAAATTTCAAATTGTAAAGGTAGAAGATGATAAGGCATTCACGCAGTTCAAAGGCTTTGAACTCTCCGGAGACTACATTAGAAGCCTTGTAAGGAGAGGCACAACGCGTGTTGATGCTAT
Proteins encoded:
- a CDS encoding 30S ribosomal protein S3ae, encoding MRGYGEKLSSRLSKVARDKWMAKKWFTVYASSAFGFAELGVIPANSEKQLLGRVMEVSFYDITKDISQLPIRLKFQIVKVEDDKAFTQFKGFELSGDYIRSLVRRGTTRVDAIVNIETKDGIRLRVMAMTITMHRIKTSQEKAIRKIMTEVLLEKASQLTFDEYVQESVLGIIAQEIFNRAKKIYPIKKVEVRKIKVLTPVFEIALKSPEEAEVKAEAK